The DNA window CATGCTCGTGAGCAACGACGCCGATTTCAGCATCAACGTGCTCACCGGTACGGATGCGATCATCCCGCCGGATAAGAGCCGCACGATGACCGTCACGTTCGTCCCGAAGCAGATGGGTGCACGTCAGGGCCGCTACGTGCTCAAGACGAACATCATCCCGACGTTCGAACAACCGAGCCGCGATACGGCCGGTACCATCACGGTCGATTTCGCCGGTACCGGCGTTCCCTTCGGCGTGCTGGCTCAGAGCATCGGCGGTGCTACGTACGACACCACGATCAAAGGTACGCAGGTCTGCCGCATGGATACCCTGATGAATAACGGCGACGCCGATATCATGCTCACCGGCTGGAACATCAGCGGCTCCAACGCTGCTGACTTCTCCGCCTCGGGCATCACCTTCCCCTATCTGTTGAAGGCTCGCTCGTCGGTCGTCGTGAACATCTGCGGTACACCGAGCGACTTCGGTCTGCACTCGGCAAAGCTCACCGTCAACGGGACGTCCAACAAGAAGGCCGTCGCCGTCAACGTGACCCTCAACGTCTACGGCCTGAAGGTCTGCGCCTCGGCCGATCCGTCGGGTCTCTTCACGGGTGAGTACGTCCTCGAGAATACCGACTCGAGCGAGTGCGTCACCGTGACCAACTGCGGCGAACTCGCAGCCGTCTACACCGTGAAGCTCTCGAACAATGCGGATTACTCGGTGACCCCGAGCCAGTCGGCATCGATCCCGGCAGGCGGCGCGACCACGTTCTGCGTGAAGTTCCATCCGGCAGCCTACGGTGCATCGAACGCATCGCTGACCGTCTCGACGCCGAACGTCAACGACATCGTCGTCCCGATCACGGGTATCGGTGCATGTGCGAACGTCAGTGCTCCGCAGCCGGCGATTGCACCGACCGGCAAGGACGGACACCAGCCGTTCTCCGTCACGATCACCAATGCGGGTAACTACACCTGGACCCCGGGGACCGAGACGATCACGCCGAACGACGGTGTGTTCCTGATCACCGGCTTCACGCCGGTCGCCGGCAACAACGGACAGGTCGTCGTCAACGGCACGTTCAACCCGACCGATCTCAATAAGACCTACTCGGCGCAGGTCACCTTCCCGCAGGCCGCTCCGGCTTGCGCGTCGGCCCTGACGATCAACCTCTCGGCACAGAGCACCAGTGCGTCGGTACCGACGGTCGTCGAGCAGGCTGGCTTCAGCCTCGGTCAGAACTATCCGAATCCGTTCGCTGCATCGACGAGCTTCAGCTACACCACGCCGACCGAAGCGCCGGTCTCGATCACGATCTGCGACCTCACCGGTCACCTCGTGAGCACGATCGCTAACGGCAGAGTCAGCGCCGGTGAGCATCTCGTCAGCTTCGATGCATCCGAGCTCGCTAGCGGTACGTACGTCATCAGCCTCAAGAGCGGAAGTATCTCCCTCGCACGGCAGATCGTCGTTACCAAGTAAACAAGCGTACTACACAGAGGTCCTAATTACTCGTAAGGGGCCCGCCGCAAGGCGGGCCTTTTGCGTTATGACAAGTCCATTCGCTCCGTCAGCCTGACACTTCCCTGCCAACCTGTCCGCCACTTCGTCCGTCGTGCGCCGTTCTGTCAGTCCGGAAATCCGACTCTCCCTCGTTTTTCGCGTGTATTCGACGTTCTCGAGTTTGGCACGCTTTTTCAATTAGTGTCCATCAGAATTTAATAACTAATTGATGAGAATCATGACAAAGATCATTGCAAGACCCCGTAACGAATTCGATGTATTCCCCCGCTACTTCCGCCACATGTTCGAGGACATCAACCGCGAGCTCGGCGCTGTCGCACCGACCGGTTCGTATGTCCCCCGCGTGAACATCTCCGAGGATGCGCAGAACATCTACGTCGCCGCCGAACTTCCGGGCATGACGAAAGAGGACGTGAAGATCACCGTGACCGAAGGCGTGCTCACGATCCGTGGCGAGAAGAAGAGCGAAGCAAAGCAGGAAGGCCGCAACTACCATCGCATTGAGCGCCGCTTTGGCGAGTTCGTGCGCCAGTTCACGCTCCCGGACAACGTGCAGGAAGAGAACGTCCACGCTTCGTTCAAAGATGGCGTCCTTGAGGTCGTCGTTCCGAAGAAGGAGCCGGCAAAGCCGAAGGAGCGCCAGATCGAGATCAGTGTCAACTAAGAGACACGATAGTGTTCGCATGCAGAACGTGGTCGGGCCTCGAACGCCCGGTCACGTATCTGCGTGTGCAAGAGATTGAATTCAACCACCGGGGCCACTGTTACAGGCGGCCCCGAACCTCGCAGAAAGGACGAACGGCTATGTTCATCAAGATCGTAATCTGGATCATTGTCGTGCTGGTGGCGGGACTGACCGGCGCCCAGTTCATTGCGAAGCCGAAGCGCTAAGCGCATCGGACGAACAAAGTGTATTAAACAGAAAGGTATCAGAACAGTATGAGTAAGATCATTGGAATTGACCTTGGCACTACGAACTCCTGCGTCTCCGTCATGGAAGGCACGCAGCCGGTTGTTATTGCCAATGCCGAAGGCGCACGCACGACGCCTTCGATCGTCGGCTTTACGAAGTCGGGCGAACGCCTCGTCGGTCAGGCTGCAAAGCGCCAGGCCGTCACCAACCCGACGAATACCGTGTATTCGATCAAGCGCTTCATGGGCCGCCGTGTCGACGAGATCGGCGAAGAACAGAAGCTCGTCCCCTACAAGATCACCTCGGGCGACGGCAGCTCGGTACGCGTTGACGTGCAGGGCAAAGAGTACACGCCGCAGGAGATCTCCGCGATGATCCTGCAGAAGATGAAGCAGACCGCCGAAGATTATCTCGGCACGAAGATCACCGAGGCCGTCATCACGGTCCCGGCATACTTCAACGACGCACAGCGTCAGGCCACGAAAGACGCCGGCGAGATCGCAGGCCTCACCGTGCGCCGCATCATCAACGAGCCGACGGCAGCCGCGCTTGCCTACGGACTTGATAAGAAGCAGAAGAGCGAGAAGATCGCCGTCTATGACTTCGGCGGTGGTACGTTTGATATTTCCGTGCTCGAGCTCGGCGATGGCGTCTTCGAAGTGAAGTCCACCGATGGTGATACGCACCTCGGAGGCGACAACATCGACTCGCGCTTGGTAGATTACCTCGCCGACGAATTCGTAAAATCCGACGGCATCGACCTGCGCAAGGACCCGATGGCCCTGCAACGCTTGAAGGAAGCGGCCGAGAAGGCAAAGATCGAGCTTTCGCAGCTCATGCAGACCGACGTCAATCTGCCGTTCATCACCGCAACGGCCGAAGGCCCGAAGCACATGAACCTCACGCTCACGCGCGCAAAGTTTGAGCTTTTGGTAGATGATATTCTCCAGCGTACCATCGAGCCGTGCAAACGCGCGATGGCGAACGCGAAAGTCACGCCCAACGACATTGACGAAGTCATTCTCGTCGGCGGTTCGACGCGCATCCCGAAGGTGCAAGAGCTTGTTCGCAATCTCTTCGGCAAGGAGCCGCACAAGGGTGTGAATCCGGACGAAGTCGTTGCGATCGGCGCAGCCATCCAGGGCGGCGTGCTCGCCGGTGAAGTGAAGGACGTGCTTCTTCTCGACGTTACCCCGCTCACGCTCGCGATCGAAACGCTTGGCGGCGTTGCCACGCCGATGATCCAGGCGAACACAACGATCCCGACACGCAAGAGCGAGACGTTCTCGACGGCATCCGACAATCAGCCGTCGGTCGAGATTCACATCACGCAGGGTGAACGCCCGATGGCGATCGACAACAAGTCGCTCGGCAAATTCCATCTCGACGGCATCCCGCCTGCCCCGCGCGGCGTCCCGCAGGTCGAAGTCACCTTCGACATCGACGCCAACGGCATCCTGAACGTCAGCGCAAAGGATAAGGCCAGCGGCAAGGAGCAGTCGATCCGCATCACTTCGTCGGGCGGACTCTCGAAGGAAGAGATCGCGAAGATGAAGACGGATGCCGACGCGCACAAGGCCGAGGACCTCAAGCGCAAGGAAGAGGTCGATCTGCGCAATCAGGGCGATCAGCTCGTCTTCCAGTCGAAGAAGCAGCTTGAAGAACTCAAGGACAAGATGAAGCCCGAAGCGCAGGGCAAGATCAACGATGCGGTCGCATCGCTCGAGACGGCGCTCAAGGGCTCCGACACCGGCGCGATCAAATCGGCGATCGAAAGCCTCAACAAAGCCTGGAGCGAAGCTTCGACCCAAATGTACGCCGACCAAGGCGCCGCTGCCCCACCGCAAGGCGAGCCGAATCCCGGCTCCGCCAGCACCGACGGCAAGAACGTCGAAACGGCGGACTTTGAGGTGGTGGATGAGAAGAAGTAATTCGTGGATAGACCGAATTCGCAAAAGGCGGGCAGCAGTGCCCGCCTTTTTCTTTTGCGCTAAGGCCCAACCACAGTAGGACGGACTCTTAGTCCGTCCCGAAGCGATGCGAAGCGAGCGAGGCGGTGATTCCGAAACGGCGCAGCATTCCCGAAGGCCAGCTATTAGGCTACTTCAAGATGGAACGAAATCCTATGGGGGGTCACTTATATTTGAGTGAAGACTAATGCAATCTAAGAATTTCTTGTAGTAAGTCTGTCAAGCACTTCTTGGCTGACAGACCAATTCAACTTGTTGCCATCACACTTATTTAATTAGCCATTGTGACAGTTGCGCTGGCAAAACTATCAAGCCGTAACCGTAATGAGCAAGTATAAATTTATTGTTGCTGAGAGGTATGCAATTTGGAAGGTTCTAGGGCCGCAGTGCAGATGGTGCAATCAGCCCGTGGAGTACTCTGAGTGCCACATTGATCATATCATACCAGAAAGGCTTCTAGAAAGGGGTCGGGAGAACGAGAAGCTTGAGGTACTGTCAAAATATGGACTCGACACTTCATTTGAAATCAACTCCTTTGCCAACTGGATCCCAGTTCACTCCTCTTGTAATTTGAGTAAACAGGGGAAAGTGATTGAAGCTGCCCCAATTTTCCTCGATTTACTAAATGAGGTCAAGCAGAAATCAAGTGACACAGCAGCTCTCTCCGAAAAATGGAAGAAGGAGAACAAAAGTGCGAAGCTCCTAGCCACGATTGAAAGAGGAGCTGAATTAGGCTCCATCAGCATACAAACTGTTACGCGAATCTTCGCTGGGATTAATGATAACCAATCGCCCATCGCGGGGCTAACTGGCAGTACGATCAACAACTCTGTTTTCTTCGTCCCAAACAACCAAGTTTGGCAAGTTCTGTCGACCGAAGACGGCTTTTATACTTTGCAGAAGGATGGGATGGTAGGCCTTTCGCCAGTGGACCCATCTGCTGATCCGAAGTGGCTTTGTACACACTGTATGAATTACGGACCTTGGGATGGAAACCAGTGTCTAATCTGTGGCAAGTTTTCATTTGACTAATTCTAACTACGAACATGGCAGAGAAGAAGATTCCCTACTTCGCGGTCCCAGGGACTATCACGAAGATATTAGAGAAGATCAAGACAGCGGCCACCCCTGAGAATTTTAACGGCGACTTTCTTGAAAACACACTTTTATTCAAAGGAGGCAACTATAAAACATTCATTCAGTGGGGAAAGAAAGTCGGCTTGATAAATAGCGATGGGACCCCGACTGCACTTTATAAGAAATTCAGAAATCCAACCACGTCAAGGAGCAGCTTGGGAGAGGCTCTACGGACAGGCTATGCTGATATTTTCGCAATGGACGAGAATGCTGACAAGCTTGAGAAGTCGAAATTCAAAGCTTTGGTAATGGAGGCGACGGGTGAGGCTCATGATTCCAAAGTTTTGGAGTTGATGGTTAACACATTTTGGAATGCAAAAGCTTTGGCGGATTTTGATTCGAGCACAAGCAAGAGTGAGCAGGATGTCGAAGAGGCGAACACCAATGTTAACGACAAGGCACGGATTCACCAAGAATACAAGCAACAATCCAGCGGGGTCAAACTTGGATTAAGCTATACCATCAATTTAGTTCTGCCCAAAACAGACGATCCTGCTATCTTCAATGCAATCTTCAAGTCATTAAGAGATAACCTCCTCAATGGATAAGTACGAAATAGAGTCAAAGGTTAGGTTGTTTTCGCTTGCAAATTCTTTAGCCGAAAACAGCTTGGACAAACTCGAGG is part of the Bacteroidota bacterium genome and encodes:
- a CDS encoding Hsp20/alpha crystallin family protein, with the translated sequence MTKIIARPRNEFDVFPRYFRHMFEDINRELGAVAPTGSYVPRVNISEDAQNIYVAAELPGMTKEDVKITVTEGVLTIRGEKKSEAKQEGRNYHRIERRFGEFVRQFTLPDNVQEENVHASFKDGVLEVVVPKKEPAKPKERQIEISVN
- the dnaK gene encoding molecular chaperone DnaK is translated as MSKIIGIDLGTTNSCVSVMEGTQPVVIANAEGARTTPSIVGFTKSGERLVGQAAKRQAVTNPTNTVYSIKRFMGRRVDEIGEEQKLVPYKITSGDGSSVRVDVQGKEYTPQEISAMILQKMKQTAEDYLGTKITEAVITVPAYFNDAQRQATKDAGEIAGLTVRRIINEPTAAALAYGLDKKQKSEKIAVYDFGGGTFDISVLELGDGVFEVKSTDGDTHLGGDNIDSRLVDYLADEFVKSDGIDLRKDPMALQRLKEAAEKAKIELSQLMQTDVNLPFITATAEGPKHMNLTLTRAKFELLVDDILQRTIEPCKRAMANAKVTPNDIDEVILVGGSTRIPKVQELVRNLFGKEPHKGVNPDEVVAIGAAIQGGVLAGEVKDVLLLDVTPLTLAIETLGGVATPMIQANTTIPTRKSETFSTASDNQPSVEIHITQGERPMAIDNKSLGKFHLDGIPPAPRGVPQVEVTFDIDANGILNVSAKDKASGKEQSIRITSSGGLSKEEIAKMKTDADAHKAEDLKRKEEVDLRNQGDQLVFQSKKQLEELKDKMKPEAQGKINDAVASLETALKGSDTGAIKSAIESLNKAWSEASTQMYADQGAAAPPQGEPNPGSASTDGKNVETADFEVVDEKK
- a CDS encoding HNH endonuclease, with the translated sequence MSKYKFIVAERYAIWKVLGPQCRWCNQPVEYSECHIDHIIPERLLERGRENEKLEVLSKYGLDTSFEINSFANWIPVHSSCNLSKQGKVIEAAPIFLDLLNEVKQKSSDTAALSEKWKKENKSAKLLATIERGAELGSISIQTVTRIFAGINDNQSPIAGLTGSTINNSVFFVPNNQVWQVLSTEDGFYTLQKDGMVGLSPVDPSADPKWLCTHCMNYGPWDGNQCLICGKFSFD
- a CDS encoding DUF5343 domain-containing protein, translated to MAEKKIPYFAVPGTITKILEKIKTAATPENFNGDFLENTLLFKGGNYKTFIQWGKKVGLINSDGTPTALYKKFRNPTTSRSSLGEALRTGYADIFAMDENADKLEKSKFKALVMEATGEAHDSKVLELMVNTFWNAKALADFDSSTSKSEQDVEEANTNVNDKARIHQEYKQQSSGVKLGLSYTINLVLPKTDDPAIFNAIFKSLRDNLLNG